Genomic window (Campylobacter sp. RM16704):
CAATCTCTCTCACCTACATGAATTACATTACCAAAACTATCACCTATGATTTGTACCTCTATATGGCGTGGATTTTGTATATATTTTTCCATATACATTGTTCCATCACCAAAAGCACTCATAGCTTCACTTTCTGCAGACCAATATGCTTTTTCAAGATCACTTTCTTGCTCTACCACACGCATTCCACGACCACCACCACCTGCTGCTGCTTTTAAAATCACTGGATAACCTATTTCTTTAGCAAGTTTTTTTGCAGCTTCAACTCCACCTAAAGCTCCATCGCTTCCTGGTATTACAGGCACACCCGCTCTTTGCATTACTTGTTTTGCCTTGCTTTTATCGCTCATTAGTACCATAGCAGCTACCGAAGGACCTATAAATTTTATATTGTGTTTTGCACAAATTTCAACAAAATTTTGATTTTCACTTAAAAATCCATACCCTGGGAAAATAGCATCAGCTTCGCTGATTTCAGCTGCACTAATAATAGCTGGGATATTTAAATAACTTTCTGAGCTTCTAGCATTTCCTATACAAATACTAGCATCAGCATATTTTAAATATAAAGCATCTTTATCTGCTGTAGAATACACACAAATTGCCTTTTTACCCATTTCTTTTATAGTTCTTAAAGCTCTTAATGCAATTTCTCCACGATTTGCAATTAAAACTCTTTTGATTTCCATTTTATAATTTCTCCACCACAAATAAAGGCATACCAAATTCCACAGGTTGACCATCTGCTACCAGTACTTCTACTATCCTACAATCATATTCAGCTTCAATTTCATTCATAATTTTCATTGCTTCAATGATAGCTATAGTGCTTCCCTTTTTAATGGTTTGCCCTGCCTTAGCAAAAGGTGCTGCACCTGGACTAGGAGCTTGATAAAAAGTTCCAACCATAGGGCTATTTATAGTTGGTTTATTTGAAGAATTTGAATTTGTCTTGGTTTCATTTACAACATTTACATTAATTGGTTGTGGTGCTGGAGCAACAGGAGCTGGAGCTGGTAATTCACAACATAAATCTTTTTCAAGTTCTATTTCAAATCCATCTTGTTCTTTTATTTTAATCTTACTTATATTTGCTTCTGCAAAAAGTTGCATCAGTTCTTTGATTTCTTCTTTTGTCATATACTCTCCTTAATTTAATAAGACTTAATTTATAATTATATATAAAAATAATAAAAATAACTTCAATTATTTATTTTTTACTTTTATTTTAAGATATAATTTGAAAATTCACTTTTTATAAAAAGGATAAAAATGGGTTTAAAAGCAGATAATTGGATTAAAAAAATGGCATTAGAACATAATATGATAGAGCCATTTTGTGAAGCAAACATAGGTAAAGGTATAGTTAGCTATGGGCTTTCAAGCTATGGATACGATATACGCGTAGGAAGAGAATTTAAGATTTTCACTAATGTAAATTCTACTGTGGTAGATCCTAAAAATTTCGTAGAAGAAAATGTGGTGGATTTTGTAGGTGATGTATGTATAGTACCCGCAAATTCTTTTGCACTTGCAAGAACGGTTGAGTATTTTAAAATGCCAAATGATGTCTTAGCTATTTGTCTTGGAAAAAGTACTTATGCAAGATGTGGCATTATAGTTAATGTAACCCCTTTTGAGCCTAGTTTTGAAGGACATATCACTATAGAAATTTCAAACACCACTCCGCTTCCTGCTAAAATTTATGCTAATGAAGGTATAGCTCAGGTTTTATTTTTACAAGGAGATGAGCCTTGTGATATTACTTATGCAGATAAAAAAGGCAAATATCAAGCACAAACGGGTATAACTTTACCAAGGATTTTAAGATAATTTTATCTTTAGACAATATAAAAGTTAACAAAAATAGGAAGTAAATATGTTTAATGGAAAAAGCATTTTAATTACTGGCGGAACAGGAAGTTTTGGGAAAACTTATACTAAAACATTACTTCAAAAATACAAACCTAAAAAAATCATCATCTATTCACGTGATGAACTCAAGCAATTTGAAATGGCAAGAGAATTTAACGATGTTTGTATGCGTTATTTTATAGGCGATGTAAGAGATAAAGAAAGATTAAGCACAGCTATGAAAGATGTGGATTTTGTCATTCATGCAGCTGCTATGAAACATGTGCCAATTGCAGAATATAATCCTATGGAATGTATTAAAACCAATATTAATGGTGCTCAAAATGTAATTGATGCATGTTTAGAAAATAGTGTCCAAAAATGCATAGCTCTTTCAACCGATAAAGCGTGTAATCCTATTAATTTGTATGGAGCTACTAAGTTAGCAAGTGATAAACTTTTTATTGCAGCCAATAACATAGCAGGAAAATCTCATACTAAATTTAGTGTTACAAGATATGGAAATGTAGTAGGTTCAAGAGGATCTGTGATACCATTTTTTAAAAAGTTAATAAATGAAGGTGCTAAAAAACTTCCTATAACAGATGAGAGAATGACAAGATTTTGGATATCTTTAGAAGATGGAGTCAATTTTGTTTTAAGCAATTTTGAAAGAATGCATGGAGGAGAAGTATTTGTTCCCAAAATTCCTTCTATGAAAATCACTGATTTGGCAAAAGCTATGGCTCCCAATTTAACTCATAAAATTATAGGCATAAGAGCTGGTGAAAAACTTCATGAGATTATGATTTCAAGTGATGATAGCCATTTAACTTATGAATTTGAAAAATATTATGCTATTAGTCCAAGTATTAAATTTACAAGCATAGAAACGGATTTTAGTACTAATGCAAAAGGTGAAAAAGGTAAAAAAGCTTCCAATGGTTTTTCTTATAGTTCTGATAATAATCCTTTATGGATAAGTCAAGAACAACTATTAGACATTATAAACCACACAGAGATTGAAAAATGATTGCTTATTCTCATCAAAACATAGATAAATGCGATATAGACGCTGTAATTAATGCGTTAAAAGATGA
Coding sequences:
- a CDS encoding acetyl-CoA carboxylase biotin carboxylase subunit, whose product is MEIKRVLIANRGEIALRALRTIKEMGKKAICVYSTADKDALYLKYADASICIGNARSSESYLNIPAIISAAEISEADAIFPGYGFLSENQNFVEICAKHNIKFIGPSVAAMVLMSDKSKAKQVMQRAGVPVIPGSDGALGGVEAAKKLAKEIGYPVILKAAAGGGGRGMRVVEQESDLEKAYWSAESEAMSAFGDGTMYMEKYIQNPRHIEVQIIGDSFGNVIHVGERDCSMQRRHQKLIEESPAILLDEKTRARLHETAVKAAKAIDYEGAGTFEFLVDKNLDFYFIEMNTRLQVEHCVSEMVSGVDIIELMIKVAEGYPLPKQEEIKLKGHSIECRITAEDSKTFLPCPGKITKYVAPAGRNVRMESHCYQDYSVPPYYDSMIGKLVVWGEDRNTAIAKMKIALQELIVGGIKTTKDFHLAMMDNADFINNNYDTNYLSRH
- the accB gene encoding acetyl-CoA carboxylase biotin carboxyl carrier protein, which gives rise to MTKEEIKELMQLFAEANISKIKIKEQDGFEIELEKDLCCELPAPAPVAPAPQPINVNVVNETKTNSNSSNKPTINSPMVGTFYQAPSPGAAPFAKAGQTIKKGSTIAIIEAMKIMNEIEAEYDCRIVEVLVADGQPVEFGMPLFVVEKL
- the dcd gene encoding dCTP deaminase, which translates into the protein MGLKADNWIKKMALEHNMIEPFCEANIGKGIVSYGLSSYGYDIRVGREFKIFTNVNSTVVDPKNFVEENVVDFVGDVCIVPANSFALARTVEYFKMPNDVLAICLGKSTYARCGIIVNVTPFEPSFEGHITIEISNTTPLPAKIYANEGIAQVLFLQGDEPCDITYADKKGKYQAQTGITLPRILR
- the pseB gene encoding UDP-N-acetylglucosamine 4,6-dehydratase (inverting); this encodes MFNGKSILITGGTGSFGKTYTKTLLQKYKPKKIIIYSRDELKQFEMAREFNDVCMRYFIGDVRDKERLSTAMKDVDFVIHAAAMKHVPIAEYNPMECIKTNINGAQNVIDACLENSVQKCIALSTDKACNPINLYGATKLASDKLFIAANNIAGKSHTKFSVTRYGNVVGSRGSVIPFFKKLINEGAKKLPITDERMTRFWISLEDGVNFVLSNFERMHGGEVFVPKIPSMKITDLAKAMAPNLTHKIIGIRAGEKLHEIMISSDDSHLTYEFEKYYAISPSIKFTSIETDFSTNAKGEKGKKASNGFSYSSDNNPLWISQEQLLDIINHTEIEK